The DNA window aacatcaaTTTGCACAACTATATAGTCAGTGGGAGCGCAGCTattgtcttttcattttattaaaaaacagaacactGATRATTGATGAACCAAGAAGAAGGAMAATTTGCTTGTCCTAAAGAATTAAAGCACAATCCTGGARCTGCCAGCCTTTTTTCCTGTCAATGTGTCCTCATCCAGTGACATCTATAGGAAAACTTCTGTTTAATTTGAGYATCTGAATCATCTACATGATGTCTGAGAATTGTAGCTTGCAGCAGAATGGAGCCTGGGGTTTGTGTGGAGAATGCTGACATTTTGGGTGATCCTTCTCATGTTCCTCCATTCCCAGGCTCAGAACTTCAAGCAGACTTCYCACAAAGTGGCCCGGTCCTACTGGTGGAAGAACGTCAAGCTGATCGTCGTCATCGTGGTGGTGGTgctcatcatcatcctcatcatcatcctgcTGGCCACCGGCGTCATTCCCGTCAGCGCGCCTGTGGGTCCTGTAGTCACTCCCACCAAGAAACCATGAAGGCACACAACACGTCCAACGAGACGCAACGAAGTCGTAAACACAGAATACCGAGTAATATATTAACCCTAGAACATTATTACTACTTCTGGTAAATATTTAaggtttctttgtttcttcaggTTACTTTCATGCTTTTGTTACAGGCACTTTTAATGATAAACTCTttgaaacagtttaaataaaaccagataaaTGAGTTATCTTTccttttctatcttttttttttcctttttctttYTACTGGAAGCCCCTCAGTCTTCTCCATCTGTAGCTAGTTAACAGTTAATCTGAATGATTGTAGATTGTTATTTTCCATAGTTCATCGTTTATGTTGACTTTTCCAAAGATATGCTTATGAACTGGGAGAAACTTACCCAACGTGTTACGAGACGCACATTAGATCTTGAATGTTACCACTAACTTCATTAAAGGAGAATCTACTTTTTTACACTCACACGAAAGAAAATCTGCACAACTAAAACCAACGACTGATGTTGGTACGatgaatgtcttttttcttttttttttacattcaagcATCTGTTACAGAATAGAGGCCTGACATGTTGAGAACAAGTGGGACGCATCACCAGGCCCTTCCAGACTATCAGCTGGGACAGACCGTTTCCTGCCcgtttatttctaaaacattcaggCCCACCTCTATCTGCTGCCCCACCACCTGGCTAGCTTCATAGAGgtcaaaattaatcaaattatcaACTGTATATAGTTCTCACTAATGTGTATATTTACTGTTAACAAGTGTCTTTGCAGAAAGTGTCTAATYATTAGAACcaaattatttaattctttattttattcaatgaaATCAAGAATGATTCCTAgatatttctgtgaaaataaactaTACTGATTTTTGATTAAATKgcacagttctgtttttttgttttgttttttgctgtttatcaGATGATTGTATAAAAAAGCAGAATGTGTTGGAACAAATTCTTTCTGAGTGTATTATAgctgttgtctgtgtttgtggGATGCAGTAGCCTCTATTCTCTTAGCCTGTTTATTTTGACTGAGTGATGCYGCCCGGATAAATGCTGTCCTGATGGCAGACCGCCGCAGAGCAGCTGTGTGGTGTAGCTGCTCGCCAGCGTTTCTGGTGTTTAATGGTTTTACTGTCTGATGAAGTCAATAAATAGTATTTACCTCAGCCTGGTTGTTTGAAACTTGTTTGTTGTTCACCGTGTTGCCTCAAGATGGCGACCTGGTAGCGGTGCCGGTGTGCCGTCTCTGCTCGTTCTGGTTCCGCATGCCGTGTCGCAGCTTCACACATGTGACAGGTGTTATGCCGAGAAACGCATTCCTGCCGAGAATTGCATGTCCTTGTCGCGGGAACGCGCATCGCTCTRARCKCGCATATTGACGAGAAAACGGACTGAAGTCTGACCAAAGAGgtaacttttaaatgtattcgTAACATTATCATGTTTCTTAACCATATAAGCCTTAAAACGGTGAGTTTATTTCGCAGAtgaattgaaataaatacagttttgaCATCTTTTTTGAGACATATGAGTCGAACGTTTTACAGTCAATGATGAATATGTTCTTCGCTAATGATTTGAAATTCCCCGCTTTTCCTTTAAACACCATAATTGCTTAACGCATGAGAAAACTTGGCCATTATGTAGAAAATTTGATATCACCCATAACTGTCCAGTCTATTAATGTAAgaggaaatgtattttaatttSTGAGCCTGCCAATATCTGCATCCTCTCTCTATTATTGATATGAAACGTATAAGGAAAAGCAGGGCTATAGGTAGGCTCACTTTTTGAACTCTTAAATCCACTCTCCAGAACTTTTATTTTGGCTGAAAATATGGGTTTGMATTCWATtagataaacatttaatatgtGAATGATGGCTAAAGTTTAAATATACCTTTTAATTGCATTAGGCCTTATGATAAGCATTCACCGAAGACAAATATACGAATTTAACTGAGGTTTACATCtaatttgcataaattaaagTTAATGAGTAGGAAGAACGTAATtggtcttttgtctttttttaggAAGTCCTGCTGTGGTCTGAGTGTCCTCTCTACTGTCATCTACTGGGGCTACAGCATCAGAGCCATGGATctaaaaaggctcaacaaccTGATAAAAAAAGRTCTGGGAACTACTGTAGGACCTGTGGAGAAAAGATGGATTCTTCATTAAATCAAGAAATGACATGAGAACTCCTGTTGAGGCAGGTCGGCTGTTCAAGAGTTCTGCGAGAGTTGCATAAAGGTAAGTTGCATTTAATTCCCCTCGGGGATTaatacagtattttaaaataaaactgaatttaaatatttaatattcatcCTCCTTGATGACTAGTTATTTTTCTGGGCATTCGTCTGAGTCAGGCGCGGAGCTATAGAGGGGGGTGAGGGGGCGGCTGCTCCCCGGCCCGGGccggaggtgccagggaggaatggtttcaggtcgctttaatgtctgattatagacggagaaagtgcgccctcgcctgttcagaaaggtgtatgtaatgttaaagttactgtccctcaatggaatagtagtcagtcccagtgactgtttgactcaaggtttagccaatgtgcttcctgggtaaaaatgaaacgaGAAACGCGGCCCATACCGCACCGCAACCCCCCAACTGTTTACAGCAGCATAGGTGATACACGTGAGGGGCCCGStcattggccccgccccccggcccgacgctAACTTTTTCCACTAGTGGTCTGAGTCATAATCCACATGTCCAAATGAATGAGGAATAGGATCACCTAAAARCCTGTTCTCCAGGAAGTTCCAGACACAACATCAGAAGATCTTTACAGTAACTTCAGCAGAGAACTGAGCCAGAGACAATGACAGCTGTSGTAAGTATTAAacctttcaatgttttttagaGCAAAGAACAGCAGAGCTttcaaagattttgtttttaccgATATTTCTCTGGAACAAGGCACTACactgtacatttttaatgagtGATAGGCAGATTCTTTAAGACAAAAGTGCTCCCGTAATGTCTCTGTTCATCGATCATTTCTTCAATTGTTATTTtacaaacttaaatttaaaatactataatttttttttaatttctaaagaaactatacattttattgcacttttgagatagttttttttttattgctttaaaaaactatttaatgcactcattcatatttgttttggttgtcaGAGCCATCATGTGCAACAGATctatctgtgaaataaaaacacagagaatgTCAGCAGCTGGTGACAAACAGCCACTAACTCAgcttcattttcagcttttaaaaagtgatgtRGGACGCTGAGTTTTCCTCGTGTCCAAGGATGATTGGAAAATGACGTTTGASSTCAAACTACTGCRATATCCCACTGCAGCGTCCTCAGCAGTCTGCTGCTGCCGTTCTGTAAACTACTCTCCGTCATTCCTTTGGGTGTAACTTTTTTCCCGACAGGAAACAGATTTTACCATAAATGTTCTTTCTGTCTGGCAGGAGAGCCTGCCATCACCAAGTCTGAATGATACTTAATGTTATTAGAATATATTAAGTCTATGATGGTTGAAcgttaaaatgaactgaatggTAAAACTGGacactttgctttttgtttgaaatatatattgttGTTAGCATCGTTTCttatttttgagtttgtctCTGAGCCACAATAAACGATCTGGACAAATGTAATACCGTCAGATTAAAAGGTTATTTTCCTGATCAAGTAGAAAAGTAACCTCGTTTTGCTCTAACTTTAGGAAATCCAAACTGACCCGTACAACGTTTTGATGACGTAGAGCTTTTAATCCGTTATAGATGCACTAGTGGtgaaaaatcttgttttagGATGAGTTGGTAATTCTTCATTATTGTGGGATTACTGTGGGATTTTTAATTTCTAGTGTGTGGTTTCCTTCCAATCCAACACTTTGCTAAAGAATGCAGGTTATTTTTCAGTAGTGTCAAACTTGACATACAAAGCTGTCCTTCAAGCGAGAGCTTTCCAACTccaaaacagctgctgctggcagggaataaaacataaaagtgagaaaaaaacgCTGTTATTTTAGGCATATGGTGTTATttgatctatgtttttgcattcacctgaataatgtgtagttgtgcCACTGCagaagataattattttttcacttgAGTGCACTTATAGAGCATTGACCATAGATTTCCAGATAGGTAGTAGATACTCTGAATAtacaaagaaatacattttaccaaatttGAGAACAATTTCTCTAACTTCTTTGACTTCTCCAGACTTGTGAAAGTTGtaatactgtttgtttttgttttgggattctttagttttttgttgggtattttttatttaaggctCCCTGGTTATGATGTACANcacacacacacacacacacacacacacacacacacacacacacacacacacacacacacacacacacacggagagTTCTCACTCAGCTTCTCGGAAGTTACTGCATATTATCTGTATTTCTTTAGACACCTGCTTTCCCTGTGGTCAGACTGAAGCTCAGTGCTGCCTCTATGTGGCTGACCAATATAAAATATGTCCTACTTTGACATCTGCAGAGCTACAGCATTCAGAAGCTGCCAGGTGATTtcaatgtagatttttttttctcatccttCAAGCGAGAGCTTTCCAACTccaaaacagctgctgctggcagggaataaacataaaagtgagaaaaaaaaacgctgtTATTTTAGGCATATGGTGTTATttgatctatgttttcgcatccacctgaataatgtgtagttgcgccactgcagaagataattattttttcacttgAGTGCACTTATAGAGCATTGACCTTAGATTTCCAAATAGGTAGTAGATACTCtgaatatacaaaaaaatacatttaactaaATTTAAGAACAATTTCTCTAACTTCTTTGACTTCTCCAGTCTTGTGAAAGTTGtaatactgtttgtttttgttttgggattctttagttttttgttgggtattttttatttaaggctCCCTGGTTATGATGTACATCATTagtattttcagtgtttatcGTGATGCTGGGACCAACATAGGGACGTCTGTAGGTCAAGTGAAAGCTGATAAAGAATGCTCAATCCGACTGTGTTGAGGTGactgttaattttaaaaaggaccgtaaaaaaaaaaaacaggaaagatgtttttaataagGAATCTGTCATTCCATGTAAATCTGTAGTTTTcccaaattaaaaaacatggaaaaagaaaatggaggcaCATCCAAAATGGGATATAATCTATTTTGACAttgctttttgtcacatttagttattttagaGCATCCAATGAACTTTAATATTGGACCTCCTCCAACAATAGGAGTTAAAGTGTTGTATGTTTTACCTTCAAGCTGACTGTAAGGGTAAAAAAGTGAGTGAAAATTGTAATTATAACTGTGTGTTATATAATTATGTATTTACATTCAATGAAAGGTTAATACATTTGCTTCTATAGATGTTGGCATGAAGTCATCAAATTTGGcagaaatcaaattttttaaGACTCACTGTAAGCGGTAATTTGAcgtcataataataataatgatttccACAAACGTAGTTCAGCTGTCTGCCTTCTCTCTGTCCGCCATCACAGgagatggaagaaaaagatGATTCACAGCAGATGAAAGGCAAGACCAGTGACCTGTCAAGTCAGATAGATGAAGTGAAGGAGatcatgaagaaaaatgtgaaccAGATCCTCCACCGAGAAGAAAATCTGGATAAACTCCTGGAAGTGTCCAAGTATCTGGAAGACAAGSTCAGCGTCTTCAGTCACACGTAGATCTTTCTAAAACCGCACAGAGATTTGGACTCTTTCTTTCATAAGATCATTTaaaaaggaggaaataaaaCTGTGATTGCAGTGAAAGTAAACAGCCAAACCAGTTCAGCAaggagctaaaaataataaatgacgTTCGGcctttttcttctgctccacCAAACTTTTAATTAGGCGCTTTTTAGTTGGGCATGATTGCAGCTCGCAAAGAGAATGAGCTCATTAACCCAACAGCTCTCCGTCGTCTGATCAGATGCTCCTCTGTGTGGTTGGGGTCATGTAGCTACCAGACATCACTGATGAGCCTCAGTCCTAATCAAGTTAATGGACACCAGTCACATTCACATTCATCACCTACAAACAAGGAAAGGTAAAATACATAACAGTGGCACAATCAGTCAGACAACAGTAGTTTTGACCAGTAGCTCATCGTTCCACCTGGTGCATGAATACCAAASAGCTCAGGTCGGTAGGATGAGGCGCCGTCATgttgtgctttaaaaacaacaattttaaattCAATCAGGACGACCACAAACAACATTACCGCTGTACATTAAAGTGAAATGCTCTGATTCACAGCAAACGTAATCTCAAACCATTTTACCAAACCAGCGTCCGGTTGGTTTGGATTcgatttatttctcttaataaatgaaaataaaacttgaaaagtaATTTCCGTATTTAACCCTGGCTCTCTTTGTGTGGTATTTTACCACTTTGGGATAATTAACACATTATTTGTTTgataatgcaaatatatttaggTGAGGGGTTCGGGGGGAAAGagccaaaaacaaattaagaggTGAGAAGCATCTGCCTGATTTCTAAGGTGCTAACGGATCCCaaagggactttttttttcctcttctctttttcaAACACACATTCGTTCACAGAGCACGTCCTCGTCCTTCCAAGAAACACatgaatcacttttttttt is part of the Poecilia reticulata strain Guanapo linkage group LG9, Guppy_female_1.0+MT, whole genome shotgun sequence genome and encodes:
- the vamp8 gene encoding vesicle-associated membrane protein 8; this encodes MDYDPERGGIEDAPEPKDKVQNLRDQVDGVKNIMTQNVDRILARGERLDDLMGKSEDLQAGAQNFKQTSHKVARSYWWKNVKLIVVIVVVVLIIILIIILLATGVIPVSAPVGPVVTPTKKP